The nucleotide sequence GATGTATTTGACACCACAGCCATCTGGGACAAGGCGTTTTTCTGCACACATACTCTCAAACTCATCTGCGTTGAACTTGGTGAAACCCCATTTCTTGGAGATGTGAATCTTCTGACGCCCAGGGAACTTGAACTTGGCTCTGCGTAGAGCTTCTATCACATGTTCCTTGTTTGAAGCCTTGGTGCGGACCGACATGATCACCTGGCCAATGTTCACACGGGCAACAGTGCCTTGTGGTTTACCAAACGCTCCACGCATTCCGGTCTGAAGTCTATCAGCACCGGCACAGGACAACATTTTGTTGATGCGGATGACATGGAAGGGGTGTAGGCGCACCCGAATGTGAAAGCCATCTTTCCCGCAGCTCTTCACCATATACTTATTGCAACAGATACGGGCAGCTTCCAGGGCTTCAGAAGACAACTGCTCACATTCATCAGACACCATGTGACCACATAGTGGGAACTCGTCCACCTTTGCCTTCTTTCGGCCCAAATCGAAAATCCTGATCTTGGCATCGGGAACGC is from Ailuropoda melanoleuca isolate Jingjing unplaced genomic scaffold, ASM200744v2 unplaced-scaffold52292, whole genome shotgun sequence and encodes:
- the LOC117799539 gene encoding 60S ribosomal protein L10-like; this encodes MGRRPARCYRYCKNKPYPKSRFCRGVPDAKIRIFDLGRKKAKVDEFPLCGHMVSDECEQLSSEALEAARICCNKYMVKSCGKDGFHIRVRLHPFHVIRINKMLSCAGADRLQTGMRGAFGKPQGTVARVNIGQVIMSVRTKASNKEHVIEALRRAKFKFPGRQKIHISKKWGFTKFNADEFESMCAEKRLVPDGCGVKYIPTKGPLNRWRALHAA